The DNA region CACCGTGGCGCGCGAGACACCCGCGTGTGCGGCCACCTGGCTGAGCGTCAATGCATCGACACCGCCCTCGCAGACCAGGACCAGCGCGGAGCGCAGCAGCGCGTCGAACGACCGGGTCGTAGGCATCACCGGCATTTTTACCTCAGCGGACCCGGTGAGGGCCCATTGACGGACCGGCCGGGCTGAGACTAACTTTGAATTCAGTCTCAGTAGTGGAGGAGGGTCGTGCCTGCGTCAGTCGAACCGGCGGTGGACCTGACGAGGTTGCCTGCTCTGCGCCGTTACCTCGGATCCCTGCCCGCCGCGGAGCGCAGGTCAGCCGATGCGCAGTTGTCCCGGCTGGGACCGGACGATGTGCGCAGTCTCGGTGTCAGTGAGCCGCAACCCGCCGAACACGACTACCGCGTGCAACAGATCGACGGGACGATCCCGGCCGACCTGCGCGGCACGCTCTACCGCAACGGCCCCGGGCGCTGGGAGGACCACACCGGTCGGCCGCTACGGCATCTGTTCGACGGTGACGGCCTGCTCTCGGCGTTCACGATCGACGACTTCCAGAACGGGGCCGGCGTGGGTTTCCGCAGCCGCTATGTGCGCACCCGGCATTTCCGTGGCCGCGGCACCGTCAGTCACATGGGAACCGCGGCGCCGGGTGGTTGGCGGTCCAACATCGCTCGGGTGCCACCGAACCTGGCCAACACCAACGTCGTCAAGCACGCCGGTCACCTCTACGCGCTGTGGGAGGGCGGCCCGCCCTACGAGGTCGACCCCGAAACCCTCCAGACCTTGGGCGCTCGTCGCTTCGGGGGTGAATTACGTTGGCTGGGTTCCTATTCGGCACATCCGAGTATCTGCCCCAGCAGCGGGGCGATGTTCAATTTCGGCGTCGAGTTGGCACCGCGCCCGCATCTGCGCATCTACCGCACCGACCCGACCGGACGGCTGCGGCACCTGCGCTCCGCCCGGCTGCCGTATGCGGCGATGGTCCACGATTTCGCGATCACGGAGCGGTATCTGGTGTTCATCGTCTCGCCGATCATCCCCGATGCGATGTCGGTGGCGTTGGGTCGCGCGCCCATCGGAGACACGTTGCGCTACCGCCCCGAGCGAGGCAGCGTCTTTCTGCTGGTGCCGCGCGACGGCGGCGAGATCCGACGGATCGAGGGTGAGGCGGTCCTGCACTTTCACCTGAGCAACGCCTACGAGGACGGCGACGACGTCGTCGTCGATGCGATCACCTACACCGACGGACGGCTACTCGAACGCATCGCCCGATTCCATACCAGCTCGCTGGCCGACACTCCCGGGCAGTTGTCCCGATTTCGGATCACCGGCGCGGGCCGGGTCAGCGTGCAGCCCCTCAGTGACAGTCCATGTGAGTTCCCGCGCCACCATCCGGCCCGGGAAGGCCGGCGCTACCGGTATGCATTCCTCAACACCCGCCGCACGCTCGGCGCGTTCTACGACACGGTCAGCAAGCTCGATCTGGACACGCAAACCGAGCTCAGCTACCCGGCTCCGGAGGCCGGCAACAGCTTCTGCGAACCGGTCTTCACCCCGCGACCCGGGGCCACCGCCGAGGACGACGGTTGGCTGCTCACCGTGGAATATCAGGCTTCGCAACAGGTTTCGCGACTGGTCATCCTCGACGCGAAGGACCCGTCAGCGGGACCGCTTGCGACCGCGCAGTTGACCCATCACATCCCGCAGGGCTTCCACGGGAACTTCGCACCGGCTTCTTGACACCTGTCAAGTATGGCCAAGTAAAGTCGGGCCATGCAGATCCGCGACACCGCCGTTGCCACGCCCGACAAGCCCGCCATCATCATGTATCCGTCCGGCACGGTCGTGACATTCGGCGAACTCGAAGCACGGGCGAACCGGTTGGCGCATCTGTTCCGCGAAGCCGGCCTGGTCGAGGGCGACGCCGTCGCGATCCTGATGGAAAACAACGAGCACATGCACGCGGTCATGTGGGCCGCCCGCCGCGCCGGCCTGTACTACGTGCCGATCAACACCCACCTGACCGCCGCCGAAGCTGCCTACATCATCGACAACAGCAGCGCCAAGGCCATCGTCGGCTCGGCCAAGCTCGCCGACACCCTCGCCGGGCTGTCCGCCGAGCTGCCCAACGGTCTACCCGGTCTGTTGGTGATCACTTCCGGCACTCTGGACGGCTGGCGCAGCTACCCCGACTGCGTCGCCGACCTGCCCGACACCCCGATCGCCGACGAGATCGAAGGCGACCTGCTGCAGTACTCGTCGGGCACCACCGGCCGGCCCAAGGGGATCAAACGCGAATTGCCGCATGTACCGCCGTCCGAGTCACCCGGCATGATGGCTGCGCTGGTGGAGTTCTGGATGCACCCCGATGCGGTCTATCTCAGTCCGTCCCCGCTGTATCACACCGCACCGTCGGTGTGGTCGATGCAGACCCAGGCCGGCGGCATCACCACGGTGGTCATGGAGAAGTTCGACGCCGAAGGCGCATTGGACGCGATCGCCAAACACAAAGTCACACACGGTCAATTCGTGCCGGTGATGTTCACCCGCATGCTCAAGCTGCCCGAGGACGTCCGGCTGTCCTACGATGTGTCCAGCCTCGAGCGCGTGATGCACGCCGCCGCGCCGTGTCCGGTCGAGATCAAGAATCAGATGATCGACTGGTGGGGACCGATCGTCGACGAGTACTACGCCTCCTCGGAGGCCCACGGCTCGACGCTGATCACCGCCGAGGAGTGGCTCACCCACCCGGGCTCGGTGGGCCGCCCGCTGACCGGTGCCCTGCACATCTGCGACGAAGAGGGCAATGAGGTGCCGGTCGGTCAGGCCGGCGAGATCTACTTCGAAGGCGGCTACGACTTCGAATACCTCAACGACCCGACCAAGACGCAGTCCTCGCGGCACTCCAGCGGCTGGAAGACCGTCGGCGACATCGGGTATGTCGACGAGGAGGGCTACCTGTACCTCACCGACCGCCGGCACCACATGATCATCTCCGGCGGGGTGAACATCTATCCCCAGGAAGCCGAGAACCTGCTGGTCACTCACCCCAAGGTGATGGATGCGGCGGTGTTCGGTGTGCCCGACGACGAGATGGGCCAGCAGGTCAAGGGCGTCGTGCAGACCGTGGACCCCGCCGACGCCACACCCGATTTCGCCGAGGAGCTCATCGGCTGGCTGCGTGACCGGCTTGCACACTACAAATGCCCCCGGTCGATCGCTTTCGAGGCGCAGCTGCCACGCACCGACACGGGCAAGCTCTACAAGCAGGAGCTGATAAAGAAGTACGGGTGAAACCCTTCCGAGTCGCCGAGGGTGCGCTGGTCCCGGCCGAGACCGCCGAGGACGCCACCTTCACGTTGACCGAGCAGCCCACCGACGACCCGCGCGCGGTGACCGTGGCGTCGGTGGATGCGGCGGCAACCGACATCGCGGCCCGGGTGGCGCACTGGCCACAGGCTGCTGCCGTCTGCGACGACGTGCTACGCGCCTTCGACCCGGCGGCTCCGGCCTTCGCCGGACTCATCACCGAGTCACTGGCCTATTCGACATTGCAGTCCGGCACTGAATTCGCGCGGTGGCTGGCCGATCGTGGTCCTGCGCAGGTGCCCGTGTCGGTGGAACCGGTGCTGGTGCACCGCGTCGACGACTGCCTGCGTATCACGTTCAACCGCCCGCGACGACACAACGCGTTCTCCACCGATGCCCGCGCCGCGCTGCTCGAAGCCCTTGAGATCGCGCGGGTGGATCCCTCGGTGTGTGAGGTCGTCCTCGACGGCAATGGTCCATCGTTTTGCAGTGGAGGCGATCTCGCCGAGTTCGGCACCTTCGCCGATCCGGCCAGCGCGCACCTGGCCCGCACCCGCCACAGCCCGGCCCTGGTGCTCGACGAGATCACCGGTCGGCTGGGCCGCGCCTGCCGTGCGGTGATCCACGGTCAGGTGCAGGGCAGCGGGCTGGAGATGGCGGCGTTCTGCGGCTGGGTGCAGAGTCACCCCGACGCGGTGCTCGGCCTGCCCGAGCTGGTCCTCGGCCTCATTCCGGGGGCGGGCGGCACGGTCAGCATCACCCGCCGGATCGGGCGCTGGCGCACCGCGTATCTGGTGCTTTCCGGGCAGTCGATCGACGCCGCCACCGCTGTGCAGTGGGGCCTCGTCGACGCCCTCCTCTCGTGATTTCGGCGCGGTTTTGCACCCCGGGCGTCGTCGAGCGCGCCGAAATCGCGCGAGGGTCAGCGTTGTCGGGCCGGGCGGACGATGACCTCGTTGACGTCGACGTCGTCGGGCTCGCCGAGGGCGTAGGCGATCGCCCGGGCGATGGCGTCGGGCGAGATGGCCGCGGCGCGGTAGTCGCGCATGGCAGCGGCCGCTGACGGGTCTGTGATCGTCTCGGCCAGTTCGCTTTCGACGACTCCGGGGGAGATCGTGGTGACGCGGATCGACGGATCGGCCTCCTGGCGCAGACCCTCGGTGATCGCCCACGCCGCGAACTTGGTGGCGCAGTAGACCGCGCCGGTGGGCACCACTTCGTGCGCACCGATCGACGCGACGGTGACGACGTGTCCAGCGCCCTGACGCTGGAAATGCGGCAGCGTAGCCGCGATACCGTGCAGCAGGCCGCGGACGTTGACGTCGATCATCTGGTCCCATTCGTCGACCAGCAGTGCGTCCAGTGGCGACAACGGCATCACGCCGGCGTTGTTGACGATCACGTCGACGCGGCCGTGCGCCGCCGCCGCGGCGTCGACGAACGCGGTCATGTCGGCTCGATCGGTCACGTCCAGACGGTGGACGTCGATGCTGCCGCCGTCGCGCTCGATCCGGCGGGCCAGCTCTTGGAGCCGGTCGAGCCGACGTGCGCCCGCGACCACATGGTGTCCGTCAGCGGCCAGGCGTTCGGCGGTGGCTTCTCCGATGCCGCTGCTGGCCCCGGTGATGAGAATGATCTTCGATTCGCTCATGACTCCAGCGTCGATCGGTGTCGGCGGGACAGCCAGGGTGCAGTACACCCAGGCACTGCGCTGCGATGTGCCTACGCTGAACGTATGGCTGAACTGGGGGAGTACCTCAAGAGCAGGCGCGCGGCGCTACGGCCCGCTGATGTCGGACTGTCCAGCAGCGGAGTGCGTCGGGTTCCCGGTTTGCGCCGCGAGGAGGTGGCCATGCTGGCCGGGGTGAGCGTCGACTATTACGGGCGGTTGGAGCAGGGACGCGAGCGCACCCCGTCGGTTCAGGTGCTCGACGCGCTCGCCGCGACGCTGCGCCTCGACGACGACGGCCGCGCGCACCTGTTCCGGCTGGCCGGCCTGGCGCCGCGAGCGGCGAACAACCACGTGTCCGACCGCGTCGACCCGGCGTTGCTGCGGCTGATGCAGGCATGGCCGGACAACCCCGCGCTGGTCTACAACCGCGCCTACGACATCCTGGCTGTGAATCCGTTGGCGCGGGCGCTGTTCGGCGATCTCGGTGCCGTCGGCAACCTGATGCTGATGTTGTTCACCGAGCCGCGGGCCCGCGAGTTCTACGCTGACTGGCCGACGGTGGCCCAGGACGCGGTCGCCGGATTGCGGATGGCCTACAGCGCCGCACCGGACGATCCTCGCACCCGCGCCGTGCTGACCGAACTCCTCAACGCCGGCGAGGGCTTCCGCTCACTGTGGGAGCGCGGCGATGCCCGCCGTAAATCGCTGGCCACCAAGACGTTCCGGCATCCCGAGGTCGGTACCCTGACGCTGGGCATGCAGACCTTCGATGTGCGCTCCGCACCGGGGCAGGAGCTGATCGTCTATGCCGCCGAGCCCGCCACCCCGAGCGCAGATGCGCTCACACTGCTCGGCAGCATCGCTGCCACCGGGCCTCAGCCCGAGCGTCGTAACGTCACCCGGTAGGTGTACTGCTCAGGCAGGAAATGGCTGACCGCCAACTCGACCGCGCGGCCCCGCTCGTCGGAGTACAGCCGGTCCACCCGCAGCATCGGGTGGCCTTCGGTGGTGTCGACCGCGTGCGCCGTCGCGGAGTCTGCGAAGGCCACCGTGATCGACTGGGCCGCCTCGGCGATCGGAGTGCCCAAATGGGGTTCGAGCAGCGAGATCACCGTGTGCGTGCTCGCGGCCCCGGTGCGCAGCTCGGCGCACTCGGCCAGCGAACCGGCCACCGTGGGTGGTAGATGGATAACCGTGTGGCCGAACGGTATCCCGTCGTGCAGCCGGCGCAGCACGAGGGTGTGGACGATGTCATCGTCGAGCCGTAGCCGGCTGGCGGCATCGACGTCGACGCGTCGGCGCAACCCGTCGATCACCTCCATGGTGGTGTCGTCGGACAGACTCATCAGGTCCTCGACCGACCCGAGTTGACGTAGGTAGCGTCGCGCCTGCTCGCTGGCATAGCTGCCCCGGCCGGGGATGCGGTAGACGACACCCTCGGCGACGAGGTCCTGGAAGGCCCGTCGGACGGTTTGACGGGAAAGTCGGTGCTGGGCCACGAGTTCCGACTCGGTGGGCAGTCGCCGACCGTCGGCGTAGCGGCCCTGGGTGATTTCGTCGCGAAGCCGTTCCCGCAGCACCTGGTATGCGGGTTCGGGCTTCATCAGATGCCGCCCCTGGCCACGAGTTGGGCGGCGATGACGTTGCGCTGGATCTCGTTGGTGCCCTCGCCGACGATCATCAGCGGTGCGTCGCGGAAGTAGCGTTCGACGTCGTACTCGGTGGAATACCCGTAACCGCCGTGGATGCGCACCGCATTGAGCGCGATCTCCATCGCAACCTCCGAGGCGAACAGCTTGGCCATGCCGGCCTCCATGTCGGCGCGCTGCCCGCTGTCATAGCGATCCGCTGCATACAACGTGAGTTGCCGCGCGGCAGTCAGTTTCGTCGCCATATCGGCCAGGTAGTGCCCGACCGCCTGGTGCTGCCAGATCGGCCGGCCGAAGCTTTCCCGGTCCTGGGCGTAGCGCAGCGCGTCGTCGAGAGCGGCGGTGGCGACCCCGAGTGCGCGGGAGGCCACCTGGATACGGCCGGTCTCCAGGCCTTTCATCATCTGGGCGAAGCCGCTGCCGGGCTCGCCGCCGAGGATGGCCGAGGCCGGCACCCGGCAATCCTCGAACACCAACTCGCAGCTCTCGACGCCCTTGTAGCCGAGCTTGGGCAGGTCGCGCGACACCGACATGCCGGTCATTCCCTGCTCGACCAGCACCACCGAGATCCCGCGGTGGCGCGGTGTTGCCGACGGGTCGGTCTTGCACAACAGTGCGATCAGCCCGGAGCGGCGGGCGTTGCTGATCCATGTCTTGGCGCCGTTGATGGCCAGTCCGCCGCCGTCGGACGGCAACGCGGTGGTCGTCATGTTCTGCAGATCCGATCCGCCACCCGGCTCGGTCAGCGCCATGGTCGCCCGGATCTCGCCGGTTGCCATCTGCGGCAGGAAGCGTTGCTTCTGCTCGTCACTGCCGAACAGGTCGAGCAGTTTGGCCACCACGGTGTGCCCGCCCATCGCGCCGGCCAGACTCATCCAGCCCCGGGCCAGCTCTTGGGTGACCAACACGTAGCAGCGCGTGGACACCGGAGTGCCGCCGAACTCCTCCGGAACGGCCAGACCGTAGATGCCGAGGCGCTTCATCTGGTCGATCCAGGCCTCGGGGTAGGTGTTGGCGTGTTCGACCTCGCGTACCTTCGGCCGAACGTCGCGGTCGATGA from Mycobacterium sp. SMC-4 includes:
- a CDS encoding carotenoid oxygenase family protein: MPASVEPAVDLTRLPALRRYLGSLPAAERRSADAQLSRLGPDDVRSLGVSEPQPAEHDYRVQQIDGTIPADLRGTLYRNGPGRWEDHTGRPLRHLFDGDGLLSAFTIDDFQNGAGVGFRSRYVRTRHFRGRGTVSHMGTAAPGGWRSNIARVPPNLANTNVVKHAGHLYALWEGGPPYEVDPETLQTLGARRFGGELRWLGSYSAHPSICPSSGAMFNFGVELAPRPHLRIYRTDPTGRLRHLRSARLPYAAMVHDFAITERYLVFIVSPIIPDAMSVALGRAPIGDTLRYRPERGSVFLLVPRDGGEIRRIEGEAVLHFHLSNAYEDGDDVVVDAITYTDGRLLERIARFHTSSLADTPGQLSRFRITGAGRVSVQPLSDSPCEFPRHHPAREGRRYRYAFLNTRRTLGAFYDTVSKLDLDTQTELSYPAPEAGNSFCEPVFTPRPGATAEDDGWLLTVEYQASQQVSRLVILDAKDPSAGPLATAQLTHHIPQGFHGNFAPAS
- the fadD4 gene encoding fatty-acid--CoA ligase FadD4, yielding MQIRDTAVATPDKPAIIMYPSGTVVTFGELEARANRLAHLFREAGLVEGDAVAILMENNEHMHAVMWAARRAGLYYVPINTHLTAAEAAYIIDNSSAKAIVGSAKLADTLAGLSAELPNGLPGLLVITSGTLDGWRSYPDCVADLPDTPIADEIEGDLLQYSSGTTGRPKGIKRELPHVPPSESPGMMAALVEFWMHPDAVYLSPSPLYHTAPSVWSMQTQAGGITTVVMEKFDAEGALDAIAKHKVTHGQFVPVMFTRMLKLPEDVRLSYDVSSLERVMHAAAPCPVEIKNQMIDWWGPIVDEYYASSEAHGSTLITAEEWLTHPGSVGRPLTGALHICDEEGNEVPVGQAGEIYFEGGYDFEYLNDPTKTQSSRHSSGWKTVGDIGYVDEEGYLYLTDRRHHMIISGGVNIYPQEAENLLVTHPKVMDAAVFGVPDDEMGQQVKGVVQTVDPADATPDFAEELIGWLRDRLAHYKCPRSIAFEAQLPRTDTGKLYKQELIKKYG
- a CDS encoding enoyl-CoA hydratase/isomerase family protein — translated: MKPFRVAEGALVPAETAEDATFTLTEQPTDDPRAVTVASVDAAATDIAARVAHWPQAAAVCDDVLRAFDPAAPAFAGLITESLAYSTLQSGTEFARWLADRGPAQVPVSVEPVLVHRVDDCLRITFNRPRRHNAFSTDARAALLEALEIARVDPSVCEVVLDGNGPSFCSGGDLAEFGTFADPASAHLARTRHSPALVLDEITGRLGRACRAVIHGQVQGSGLEMAAFCGWVQSHPDAVLGLPELVLGLIPGAGGTVSITRRIGRWRTAYLVLSGQSIDAATAVQWGLVDALLS
- a CDS encoding SDR family oxidoreductase, whose protein sequence is MSESKIILITGASSGIGEATAERLAADGHHVVAGARRLDRLQELARRIERDGGSIDVHRLDVTDRADMTAFVDAAAAAHGRVDVIVNNAGVMPLSPLDALLVDEWDQMIDVNVRGLLHGIAATLPHFQRQGAGHVVTVASIGAHEVVPTGAVYCATKFAAWAITEGLRQEADPSIRVTTISPGVVESELAETITDPSAAAAMRDYRAAAISPDAIARAIAYALGEPDDVDVNEVIVRPARQR
- a CDS encoding helix-turn-helix transcriptional regulator, with protein sequence MAELGEYLKSRRAALRPADVGLSSSGVRRVPGLRREEVAMLAGVSVDYYGRLEQGRERTPSVQVLDALAATLRLDDDGRAHLFRLAGLAPRAANNHVSDRVDPALLRLMQAWPDNPALVYNRAYDILAVNPLARALFGDLGAVGNLMLMLFTEPRAREFYADWPTVAQDAVAGLRMAYSAAPDDPRTRAVLTELLNAGEGFRSLWERGDARRKSLATKTFRHPEVGTLTLGMQTFDVRSAPGQELIVYAAEPATPSADALTLLGSIAATGPQPERRNVTR
- a CDS encoding GntR family transcriptional regulator; the protein is MKPEPAYQVLRERLRDEITQGRYADGRRLPTESELVAQHRLSRQTVRRAFQDLVAEGVVYRIPGRGSYASEQARRYLRQLGSVEDLMSLSDDTTMEVIDGLRRRVDVDAASRLRLDDDIVHTLVLRRLHDGIPFGHTVIHLPPTVAGSLAECAELRTGAASTHTVISLLEPHLGTPIAEAAQSITVAFADSATAHAVDTTEGHPMLRVDRLYSDERGRAVELAVSHFLPEQYTYRVTLRRSG
- a CDS encoding acyl-CoA dehydrogenase family protein; protein product: MLVATVRTFIDRDVRPKVREVEHANTYPEAWIDQMKRLGIYGLAVPEEFGGTPVSTRCYVLVTQELARGWMSLAGAMGGHTVVAKLLDLFGSDEQKQRFLPQMATGEIRATMALTEPGGGSDLQNMTTTALPSDGGGLAINGAKTWISNARRSGLIALLCKTDPSATPRHRGISVVLVEQGMTGMSVSRDLPKLGYKGVESCELVFEDCRVPASAILGGEPGSGFAQMMKGLETGRIQVASRALGVATAALDDALRYAQDRESFGRPIWQHQAVGHYLADMATKLTAARQLTLYAADRYDSGQRADMEAGMAKLFASEVAMEIALNAVRIHGGYGYSTEYDVERYFRDAPLMIVGEGTNEIQRNVIAAQLVARGGI